A window of Costertonia aggregata contains these coding sequences:
- a CDS encoding M15 family metallopeptidase: MKRRSFIKIGGYSGLALGIVPQWAFNIQEEEYSILELMGKADIELFGKGINLRKEAHDAFLKMKRAAYSDGIDIKMISSYRSFERQMAIWERKYITYTDDGMQPLDAIDKIIEYSTVPGTSRHHWGTDIDIVDGYRKVEGDVLVPEKFGAGGPYELFKTWMDENSTEFGYHLVYTNEPKRKGFKYEPWHYSYAPLSVPLLDTFRSKNIAMVLQKEEFEGTEHFTAGFLRNYIINNILDINPELL; encoded by the coding sequence ATGAAAAGAAGATCTTTTATCAAAATTGGCGGTTATTCCGGTTTGGCCTTGGGCATAGTACCACAATGGGCTTTCAACATCCAAGAAGAAGAATATTCGATCTTGGAACTCATGGGAAAAGCCGATATAGAACTGTTCGGTAAAGGTATCAATCTAAGAAAAGAGGCGCATGACGCTTTTCTTAAAATGAAGAGAGCCGCATATAGCGATGGTATCGACATCAAAATGATATCAAGCTACCGTAGCTTTGAACGGCAAATGGCCATTTGGGAAAGAAAATACATAACCTATACCGATGATGGCATGCAGCCTTTGGATGCCATCGATAAAATTATAGAGTACAGTACCGTTCCCGGTACCAGCAGGCATCATTGGGGAACGGATATTGATATTGTGGACGGGTATAGAAAAGTAGAGGGCGATGTACTTGTGCCCGAAAAATTTGGGGCAGGCGGTCCGTACGAACTTTTTAAGACCTGGATGGACGAGAATTCGACCGAATTCGGATATCATTTGGTATACACTAACGAGCCTAAAAGAAAAGGCTTCAAATATGAGCCTTGGCATTACAGTTACGCCCCATTATCGGTTCCTTTGCTTGACACGTTTAGAAGCAAGAACATAGCCATGGTCCTGCAAAAGGAAGAATTTGAAGGTACTGAACATTTCACTGCAGGTTTTTTACGTAACTATATCATAAACAATATTTTGGATATAAATCCTGAGCTTTTATAA